The Castanea sativa cultivar Marrone di Chiusa Pesio chromosome 11, ASM4071231v1 genome contains a region encoding:
- the LOC142617683 gene encoding GDSL esterase/lipase 1-like isoform X2: MRSLRFYFCFLALYASISFPTKCFGNICLPKDHVAFFIFGDSIVDVGNNNYITTNLQANFLPYGETFFQYPTGRASNGRLIPDFIAEKANLPLIQPYLYPGYDQYVDGANFASIGAGVLAETRRGLVIDLNTQLNYFKNMETLLKHKLGEEEAKTLLVKAVYLICIGNNDYFVPFTTNSSVLKSYSPEKYVDMEIYKKGGRKYVFLGLPPLGCVPYIKAQIPGNTGACMEELTTLVKLHNKELSKVLPKLESQLKGFKYSLADFYSFCTERINSPSKYGFTEGKISCCGSGSYRGIPSCGERSNEYELCEKVSDFLFFDSVHPTEKAYQQFAELIWSGTPNITGPYNLKALFEH, translated from the exons TGCCTTCTTCATCTTCGGGGATTCAATAGTAGATGTTGGAAACAATAACTATATCACAACTAATCTCCAGGCAAATTTTTTGCCTTATGGGGAAACCTTCTTCCAGTACCCTACTGGGAGAGCTTCCAATGGCCGTCTCATTCCAGATTTCATTG CTGAGAAAGCAAACTTGCCTCTAATTCAACCATATCTATATCCGGGTTATGATCAGTACGTTGATGGGGCTAACTTTGCATCAATAGGAGCTGGCGTTCTTGCTGAAACTCGTCGTGGATTG GTGATAGACTTGAACACTCAACTCAATTATTTCAAGAACATGGAGACTCTGTTAAAGCATAAACTAGGTGAAGAAGAAGCGAAGACATTGCTGGTTAAGGCTGTTTACTTAATATGCATTGGAAACAACGATTACTTTGTCCCCTTCACTACAAACTCCAGCGTCCTTAAATCCTACTCTCCAGAAAAATACGTAGATATG GAAATATACAAGAAAGGAGGAAGAAAGTACGTGTTCCTAGGCTTGCCACCTTTGGGTTGTGTCCCATATATAAAAGCACAAATACCAGGAAACACAGGTGCATGCATGGAGGAGCTTACAACACTAGTAAAACTACACAACAAAGAACTTTCTAAAGTCCTCCCGAAGCTAGAGAGCCAACTCAAAGGATTCAAATATTCACTGGCCGATTTCTATTCATTTTGTACTGAAAGAATAAATAGTCCATCAAAATATG GTTTTACGGAAGGGAAGATTTCATGTTGCGGAAGTGGTTCATATAGGGGAATTCCAAGCTGTGGAGAAAGATCCAATGAGTATGaattatgtgagaaagttagtgactttttgttttttgactcTGTTCATCCTACCGAAAAGGCCTACCAACAATTTGCAGAGTTAATTTGGAGTGGAACTCCCAATATAACAGGTCCTTACAATCTCAAAGCATTGTTTGAACACTGA
- the LOC142617683 gene encoding GDSL esterase/lipase 1-like isoform X1, which yields MRSLRFYFCFLALYASISFPTKCFGNICLPKDHVAFFIFGDSIVDVGNNNYITTNLQANFLPYGETFFQYPTGRASNGRLIPDFIAEKANLPLIQPYLYPGYDQYVDGANFASIGAGVLAETRRGLVIDLNTQLNYFKNMETLLKHKLGEEEAKTLLVKAVYLICIGNNDYFVPFTTNSSVLKSYSPEKYVDMVIGNLTTAIKEIYKKGGRKYVFLGLPPLGCVPYIKAQIPGNTGACMEELTTLVKLHNKELSKVLPKLESQLKGFKYSLADFYSFCTERINSPSKYGFTEGKISCCGSGSYRGIPSCGERSNEYELCEKVSDFLFFDSVHPTEKAYQQFAELIWSGTPNITGPYNLKALFEH from the exons TGCCTTCTTCATCTTCGGGGATTCAATAGTAGATGTTGGAAACAATAACTATATCACAACTAATCTCCAGGCAAATTTTTTGCCTTATGGGGAAACCTTCTTCCAGTACCCTACTGGGAGAGCTTCCAATGGCCGTCTCATTCCAGATTTCATTG CTGAGAAAGCAAACTTGCCTCTAATTCAACCATATCTATATCCGGGTTATGATCAGTACGTTGATGGGGCTAACTTTGCATCAATAGGAGCTGGCGTTCTTGCTGAAACTCGTCGTGGATTG GTGATAGACTTGAACACTCAACTCAATTATTTCAAGAACATGGAGACTCTGTTAAAGCATAAACTAGGTGAAGAAGAAGCGAAGACATTGCTGGTTAAGGCTGTTTACTTAATATGCATTGGAAACAACGATTACTTTGTCCCCTTCACTACAAACTCCAGCGTCCTTAAATCCTACTCTCCAGAAAAATACGTAGATATGGTGATTGGAAACTTGACAACTGCGATCAAA GAAATATACAAGAAAGGAGGAAGAAAGTACGTGTTCCTAGGCTTGCCACCTTTGGGTTGTGTCCCATATATAAAAGCACAAATACCAGGAAACACAGGTGCATGCATGGAGGAGCTTACAACACTAGTAAAACTACACAACAAAGAACTTTCTAAAGTCCTCCCGAAGCTAGAGAGCCAACTCAAAGGATTCAAATATTCACTGGCCGATTTCTATTCATTTTGTACTGAAAGAATAAATAGTCCATCAAAATATG GTTTTACGGAAGGGAAGATTTCATGTTGCGGAAGTGGTTCATATAGGGGAATTCCAAGCTGTGGAGAAAGATCCAATGAGTATGaattatgtgagaaagttagtgactttttgttttttgactcTGTTCATCCTACCGAAAAGGCCTACCAACAATTTGCAGAGTTAATTTGGAGTGGAACTCCCAATATAACAGGTCCTTACAATCTCAAAGCATTGTTTGAACACTGA